The following coding sequences lie in one Cucurbita pepo subsp. pepo cultivar mu-cu-16 chromosome LG13, ASM280686v2, whole genome shotgun sequence genomic window:
- the LOC111808551 gene encoding uncharacterized protein LOC111808551 isoform X2, whose product MPATSFMIAIAVAMFKDLSTKLPNGRKIKEIQPLVFLLRAKKRENGEEERRGETGIEAVSVRTMAQETLGDFGTLATVAYVFLGYTSMVAYVSKSDRA is encoded by the exons ATGCCTGCGACTTCTTTCATGATCGCCATTGCCGTCGCCATGTTCAAGGACCTCTCTACAAAATTGCCGAATGGGCGAAAGATTAAGGAG ATACAACCGTTGGTTTTTCTGCTACGAGCAAAAAAGCGGGAAAACGGAGAAGAAGAACGAAGAGGAGAGACGGGGATAGAGGCGGTTTCAGTCAGAACTATGGCGCAGGAGACTCTGGGGGACTTTGGAACCCTAGCCACTGTTGCCTATGTTTTCTTGGGCTACACTTCTATGGTGGCCTATGTTTCCAAGTCGG ATCGAGCCTGA
- the LOC111808551 gene encoding uncharacterized protein LOC111808551 isoform X1: MPATSFMIAIAVAMFKDLSTKLPNGRKIKEIQPLVFLLRAKKRENGEEERRGETGIEAVSVRTMAQETLGDFGTLATVAYVFLGYTSMVAYVSKSVFFLLSCVSYMNLLNPWKKISCKEKRAIS; encoded by the exons ATGCCTGCGACTTCTTTCATGATCGCCATTGCCGTCGCCATGTTCAAGGACCTCTCTACAAAATTGCCGAATGGGCGAAAGATTAAGGAG ATACAACCGTTGGTTTTTCTGCTACGAGCAAAAAAGCGGGAAAACGGAGAAGAAGAACGAAGAGGAGAGACGGGGATAGAGGCGGTTTCAGTCAGAACTATGGCGCAGGAGACTCTGGGGGACTTTGGAACCCTAGCCACTGTTGCCTATGTTTTCTTGGGCTACACTTCTATGGTGGCCTATGTTTCCAAGTCGG TCTTTTTCCTCCTTTCCTGCGTTAGTTACATGAATTTGCTGAACCCCTGGAAAAAAATTTCGTGCAAGGAAAAACGGGCTATATCCTAG
- the LOC111808550 gene encoding patatin-like protein 6: MQEPSIDTDKLSYEIFSILESNFLFGYEDQKLWIPKQIPPSVEGKLISDTGSTQAYAQQEASRDASSIRNQRGKVCILSIDGGGMGGILSGKALAYLEQALKSKSGNPDARIADYFDVAAGAGVGGIFTAMLFATKDHIRPIYKAEDTWRFLADQGQRFYRRSTSSSGGGLFGRLLKINCTNSTSSPTAALEKAMKEAFTDKGRSLTLKDTLKPVLVPCYDLSTTAPFLFSRADALEKDSFNFRLWEVCRATSAEPAIFEPVTLRSVDNQTKCLAMDGGLGMSNPTAAAITHVLHNKQEFPFVRGVEDLLVLSLGTGQPLEARRDYRQVKRWKEKEWIRPMNRISGEASADMVDQAVAMAFGQSRSSNYVRIQALGSSLGQDGPNSSTDSDAGNVKMLVQLADEVLKQKNVESVLFGGKRFSEQTNFEKLDWFAGELVLEHQRRGCRIAPTVAFKQATTREGAKERS; encoded by the exons ATGCAGGAGCCAAGTATAGATACCGATAAGCTTAGTTATGAAATCTTCTCGATTCTTGAGAGCAATTTTCTCTTTGGCTATGAGGATCAGAAGCTATGGATTCCCAAGCAGATACCTCCCTCTGTTGAAGGCAAACTGATATCCGATACCGGAAGTACTCAAGCGTACGCTCAACAAGAAGCGAGTCGTGACGCTTCGTCTATAAGAAACCAGAGGGGCAAGGTCTGCATACTGAGCATCGATGGCGGAGGTATGGGAGGGATTCTCTCAGGTAAGGCTCTGGCTTACCTCGAACAGGCGCTCAAGTCGAAATCGGGAAATCCTGACGCCAGAATAGCCGATTATTTCGACGTTGCTGCCGGAGCCGGCGTAGGAGGCATTTTCACTGCGATGCTTTTCGCAACAAAAGACCATATTCGGCCGATATATAAGGCAGAGGATACTTGGAGATTCTTGGCAGATCAAGGCCAGCGGTTCTACCGCCGCTCGACTTCTAGTTCGGGCGGAGGTTTGTTTGGGCGGTTGCTCAAAATCAACTGTACCAATTCCACCAGTTCACCCACCGCCGCTTTAGAAAAAGCGATGAAAGAGGCATTCACTGATAAGGGACGGAGTTTAACCCTTAAAGATACTCTGAAACCAGTACTGGTACCTTGTTACGACCTGTCAACAACGGCACCATTTTTGTTCTCGCGAGCCGACGCCCTAGAGAAGGATAGCTTCAACTTCCGTCTCTGGGAGGTTTGCAGAGCAACATCGGCCGAACCGGCTATATTTGAACCGGTAACATTGAGGTCGGTCGACAACCAAACCAAGTGTCTGGCCATGGACGGCGGTTTGGGGATGAGCAACCCGACGGCGGCCGCAATTACTCATGTACTACACAACAAACAAGAGTTTCCGTTCGTGCGAGGAGTTGAGGACCTTCTGGTTCTGTCCTTAGGAACCGGCCAGCCGTTGGAGGCTCGCCGCGACTACCGTCAGGTCAAAAGGTGGAAGGAGAAGGAATGGATTCGGCCCATGAATCGAATCTCTGGTGAGGCCTCGGCCGACATGGTGGACCAGGCCGTCGCCATGGCATTCGGTCAGTCCAGGAGCTCTAATTACGTGAGGATTCAG GCACTCGGATCGAGCTTAGGCCAGGATGGACCTAACTCAAGTACTGATTCTGATGCTGGTAACGTGAAGATGCTGGTTCAATTGGCAGATGAAGTTCTCAAGCAAAAGAATGTTGAATCCGTGCTCTTTGGAGGAAAACGATTTTCAGAGCAAACCAACTTCGAGAAGCTCGATTGGTTTGCTGGAGAATTAGTGCTTGAGCATCAGAGGCGGGGCTGCAGAATAGCTCCCACTGTGGCTTTCAAGCAAGCTACCACCAGGGAAGGTGCTAAGGAACGCTCTTAA
- the LOC111808001 gene encoding chorismate synthase, chloroplastic-like, with protein MASSLSSNPFLGSSRTEGFSRFSSLSTDISKLSFSAAKISVGPRNAKNLQIKAAGSTFGNYFRVTTYGESHGGGVGCVIDGCPPRRPISEADLQVELDRRRPGQSRITTPRKETDTCRILSGVVNGVTTGTPIHVFVPNTDQRGHDYSEMSVAYRPSHADATYDMKYGIRVVEGGGRSSARETIGRVAAGAVAKKILKELAGTEVLAYVSQVYKVVLPEGVVDHETLSMEKIESNIVRCPDPEIAEKMIAAIDDVRLKGESIGGVVTCIVKNCPPGLGSPVFDKLEAELAKAVLSLPASKGFEIGSGFGGTFLTGSEHNDPFYLDENGRIRTVTNRSGGIQGGISNGEIITMRVAFKPTATIGKKQSTVTRDKKEVELITRGRHDPCVVPRAVPMVEAMVALVLVDQLMAQHGQCNLFPINPDLQSPIEPKREASNTPV; from the exons ATGGCTTCCTCTCTTTCGTCTAATCCATTTCTGGGTTCTTCCCGAACCGAAGGCTTCTCTAGATTCAGCTCTCTCTCAACTGATATCTCTAAGCTTTCGTTTTCCGCCGCCAAAATCTCTGTTGGGCCCCGAAATGCGAAGAATCTGC AGATAAAAGCTGCTGGTAGTACATTTGGAAATTACTTTCGTGTTACAACCTATGGAGAATCTCATGGAGGTGGAGTTGGTTGTGTGATTGATGGATGTCCTCCACGCCGCCCGATTTCAGAAGCTGATTTGCAAGTGGAGCTTGACAGAAG GAGACCAGGTCAGAGTAGAATCACCACACCAAGAAAAGAGACCGATACATGTCGGATACTTTCAGGAGTTGttaatg GAGTTACTACTGGAACACCAATTCATGTATTTGTACCGAATACCGATCAGAGAGGACAC GATTATAGTGAAATGTCAGTAGCCTATAGGCCATCTCATGCCGATGCCacttatgatatgaaatatggaATTCGTGTTGTTGAg ggtGGTGGCAGATCTTCAGCCAGGGAAACCATTGGGAGAGTTGCTGCTGGAGCTGTAGCAAAGAAAATTCTGAAGGAGCTAGCAGGAACTGAG GTACTTGCATATGTATCTCAAGTCTACAAGGTTGTGCTGCCCGAGGGTGTCGTTGATCACGAAACTTTGTCGATGGAGAAG ATTGAGAGCAACATAGTCAGGTGCCCGGACCCCGAGATTGCTGAGAAAATGATTGCTGCTATCGATGATGTTCGTTTGAAGGGGGAATCAATTGGTGGTGTTGTCACATGCATTGTGAAGAACTGTCCACCT GGGCTTGGTTCACCTGTGTTTGACAAACTTGAAGCTGAGCTTGCTAAAGCTGTTCTATCATTACCTGCATCGAAGGGCTTCGAGATCGGCAGTGGATTCGGAG GTACATTTTTAACTGGCAGCGAACATAACGATCCGTTCTATTtagatgaaaatggaagaattagAACAGTTACGAACCGCTCGGGTGGAATACAG GGAGGTATATCTAATGGAGAAATCATAACCATGAGGGTAGCTTTCAAGCCAACAGCTACCATTGGG AAAAAGCAGAGTACAGTGACCAGAGATAAGAAAGAGGTCGAGCTGATTACTCGTGGTCGTCATGACCCTTGTGTCGTCCCAAGAG CTGTACCAATGGTTGAAGCTATGGTAGCTCTAGTTCTTGTGGACCAGCTGATGGCACAACATGGACAATGCAATCTGTTCCCTATCAACCCAGATTTGCAGTCACCGATCGAACCAAAGCGCGAGGCTTCGAACACGCCTGTTTAA
- the LOC111808016 gene encoding chlorophyll a-b binding protein 6, chloroplastic-like isoform X2 produces MRHPGFPCPPSGCPASPAPRTLTAQPPVILAMFNSDFGFDPLRLGEVPENLERFKESELIHCRWAMLAVPGILVPEALGLGNWVKAQEWAAVPGGQATYLGQPVPWGTLPTILVIEFLAIAFVEHQRSMEKDTEKKKYPGGAFDPLGYSKDPVKLKEYKVKEIKNGRLALLAFVGICVQQTAYPGTGPLENLATHLADPWHNNIGDIIIPRSISS; encoded by the exons ATGCGTCATCCCGGTTTTCCATGTCCGCCGAGTGGATGCCCGGCCAGCCCCGCCCCCCGTACCTTGACGGCTCAGCCCCCGG TGATTTTGGCTATGTTTAACAGTGATTTTGGCTTCGATCCTCTTCGCCTGGGAGAAGTGCCAGAGAACCTCGAGAGATTCAAGGAGTCTGAGCTAATTCACTGCAGATGGGCCATGCTTGCTGTT CCAGGGATTTTGGTACCTGAGGCTTTGGGATTGGGCAACTGGGTGAAAGCTCAGGAATGGGCAGCAGTTCCAGGAGGCCAAGCTACCTACTTGGGGCAACCAGTTCCATGGGGAACTTTGCCCACCATTCTGGTCATTGAGTTCCTTGCCATTGCCTTTGTAGAGCACCAGCGCAGCATGGAGAAAGACACCGAGAAGAAGAAGTACCCTGGAGGTGCTTTCGACCCATTGGGCTACTCAAAAGACCCTGTAAAGCTGAAGGAATACAAAGTCAAAGAGATCAAAAACG GTCGGTTGGCGCTGTTAGCTTTCGTTGGAATCTGTGTGCAACAAACGGCATACCCAGGAACAGGGCCATTGGAGAACTTGGCTACTCACTTGGCTGACCCATGGCACAACAACATTGGCGACATTATCATCCCCAGATCAATTTCGTCTTGA
- the LOC111808016 gene encoding chlorophyll a-b binding protein 6A, chloroplastic-like isoform X1, producing MASNTLMSCGIATTAFPSVLSSSKSKFATGVPISGVAVNASSRFSMSAEWMPGQPRPPYLDGSAPGDFGFDPLRLGEVPENLERFKESELIHCRWAMLAVPGILVPEALGLGNWVKAQEWAAVPGGQATYLGQPVPWGTLPTILVIEFLAIAFVEHQRSMEKDTEKKKYPGGAFDPLGYSKDPVKLKEYKVKEIKNGRLALLAFVGICVQQTAYPGTGPLENLATHLADPWHNNIGDIIIPRSISS from the exons ATGGCTTCCAACACCTTGATGAGCTGCGGCATCGCCACCACCGCTTTCCCTTCAGTTCTTTCCTCCTCTAAGTCTAAATTCGCCACCGGTGTCCCGATTTCTGGCGTCGCCGTCAATGCGTCATCCCGGTTTTCCATGTCCGCCGAGTGGATGCCCGGCCAGCCCCGCCCCCCGTACCTTGACGGCTCAGCCCCCGG TGATTTTGGCTTCGATCCTCTTCGCCTGGGAGAAGTGCCAGAGAACCTCGAGAGATTCAAGGAGTCTGAGCTAATTCACTGCAGATGGGCCATGCTTGCTGTT CCAGGGATTTTGGTACCTGAGGCTTTGGGATTGGGCAACTGGGTGAAAGCTCAGGAATGGGCAGCAGTTCCAGGAGGCCAAGCTACCTACTTGGGGCAACCAGTTCCATGGGGAACTTTGCCCACCATTCTGGTCATTGAGTTCCTTGCCATTGCCTTTGTAGAGCACCAGCGCAGCATGGAGAAAGACACCGAGAAGAAGAAGTACCCTGGAGGTGCTTTCGACCCATTGGGCTACTCAAAAGACCCTGTAAAGCTGAAGGAATACAAAGTCAAAGAGATCAAAAACG GTCGGTTGGCGCTGTTAGCTTTCGTTGGAATCTGTGTGCAACAAACGGCATACCCAGGAACAGGGCCATTGGAGAACTTGGCTACTCACTTGGCTGACCCATGGCACAACAACATTGGCGACATTATCATCCCCAGATCAATTTCGTCTTGA
- the LOC111809181 gene encoding rhomboid-like protein 19, with product MSTPAVPGSSGLFTGFTKLCKGLAVVLIGGHILVQVFPAAVNYLALIPSRTIPFAWNLLTAGYVEQSVYGVVVSTVGLLFVGKLLEPIWGSREFLKFIFIVNFLTSLCVFITAIALYYITQEEIYLYFPVSGFYGILAGFLVGIKQIIPDQELPVLKLRAKWLPSLAVFVSIAVSFWTTGAATYLPTIIFGTYISWIYLRYWQRKPEAKLKGDPSDDFAFSTFFPELLRPVIDPVASVFHRLLCGRSESPNNAEDYTAGGTPLPGSDPIEASRRRERGARALEERLAAERLAAARSAQESGRDATDSV from the exons ATGAGTACTCCAGCAGTTCCGGGG AGCTCTGGTTTGTTTACTGGATTCACCAAGCTATGCAAGGGCTTGGCCGTCGTGCTAATTGGCGGGCATATCTTGGTTCAGGTTTTTCCTGCGGCTGTTAACTATCTTGCTCTTATTCCATCCAG GACAATACCTTTTGCCTGGAATCTCTTAACTGCTGGTTATGTTGAACAGTCAGTATATGGG GTTGTTGTCAGCACAGTTGGTCTTCTTTTTGTTGGGAAGCTGCTTGAACCCATATGGGGCTCTAGAGAATTTTTGAAGTTCATCTTTATAGTCAATTTTCTAACTTCTTTATGTGTTTTTATCACAGCGATTGCCCTGTACTATATTACGCAGGAGGAAATTTATCT TTATTTCCCTGTATCTGGTTTCTATGGGATTCTAGCTGGGTTCTTGGTTGGGATCAAACAAATCATACCTGATCAAGAGTTACCTGTACTGAAACTAAGAGCTAAG TGGTTACCGTCTCTTGCTGTATTTGTATCCATTGCTGTAAGCTTTTGGACAACTGGGGCAGCAACATATCTTCCAACAATAATATTTGGGACATACATCAGCTGGATTTATCTGAGATACTGGCAGAGGAAACCTGAAGCAAAACTGAAAGGCGATCCAAGTGATGATTTTGCATTCTCTACATTCTTCCCTGAACTTTTACG GCCAGTCATCGATCCAGTTGCATCAGTATTTCATCGTCTTCTTTGTGGAAGATCTGAATCCCCTAACAATGCTGAGGACTATACTGCTGGAGGCACCCCGCTGCCCGGTTCAGATCCCATTGAGGCATCTCGAAGGAG AGAACGGGGAGCTAGAGCTTTGGAAGAAAGACTGGCTGCTGAGAGACTGGCTGCAGCCAGAAGTGCTCAAGAGTCAGGAAGGGATGCAACGGATAGCGTCTGA